In the Sedimentisphaera cyanobacteriorum genome, CATTCGTTCAATTAGCCCTTCCGGTTTTTGAGTAGGGTGGTTTTGCCTGTTTCCGTTACAATAATGAACGTGAGAAAACTCCCAAACATCACCAGGGTTTGCCCCTCTCATATTATTTCGTTCTCTGTAATACTTCTGCGGGACTCGAACAGCATCCAGATTAAACTTAAACTCATCCGATTTTGTAAACATAAGTATGTCATCATGGCGGGGGGAAAAACCCTTAGTTTTACCAATACCTTGCGTATAGTGCCAAACAATCCAGTTCCTGAAATACATTTTCAGGTCTCGCTCAAGGATATTGAATAAATAAGAAATGAATCGAAACCCCATGAAAACATATACAGTTCCATTATACTTTAATAAACGGTGAGCCTGCTGAAGCCAAGAGTTTGTAAAGGATAAATACTCATCGAATTTTTTGGCATCATAATTATTGCCGTAATTTTTCCCAAGATTATAAGGAGGGTCTGCGATTATCAGATCAATCGAGCTGCTGTCAATTTCCTGCATTTGCTTTACAGCATCACCTGTAATTAATCTTGTGTTACTCATCTATTTTAACCCATCCATTTTTCTTTGCGAGTTTCAGCCATTGGTCAAAACCTTTTTGGGAATCTATATATTTTCGGTCGAGCAATTTGCATAATTCCCATGTCGTTCTTTTTTTTATCTTAACATAATGTATATCACGGACTTGAATTTGTCCAGTCCCTAATGAAGGATTAAAGCATATATCTGAATCTGACAAGTACTTCAAGTCGTAGGCATTATGCGACACGATTTCCATTATACCATCAATAAGGCCGGTTTTGGGATTTCTCTTAGAATAAACTTTATACTTTAAAGAAAGGATTATGAACATATAATCAGGGTCTTGAACAAAGGCCGATCTTATCCTTGCAAAAGATGTTATATTTGGTGCTCTTCCGCTGCTTTGAAAATCTTCCGAAGTGGCTTTCACATCAACTTCTGAAGTAACGCCTGTCTCAGATGCACGTTCTTTCTTGAATTGCAGAACAACATCTGCCATGTGAAGCCTTTGCTGAGCTTCAACGTTAATCAAATTGTACTTATTACCATTGTCTTCTGAAATATTGTAGAAGGTTTCGAACGCCCAAGCTTCAACTATCGGCCCGCCAATTTTATTAATGTTTTCCATTGGCAAGCCAAGTTTAAGATTGGTATTTATAATAATTTGATTTTTCCGCTTATCAACTGCCTCCTGAATTATCTTCTCAATAGTACGTGTAACAAAGTCTGAACATTGCTCGTAATCCTCGCTTTGTTTTGGCTGCTTGATTTCAAGTTCATCATAATTCATTCTATCCAACCCTCATTAAAACAAGAATTCTTACTATACCAATACAATGCTGTTTTACTGCTATTAATAAATAGTCTTTATTAGTAATATATCTTCATCAGGCAGAGGCCGTTTGGGGGGGCGAGCTGTCCTGCGGCTCTGCGGTCTCTGGCGGCGAAAATCTCTTGTATCTTCTCGGGCTTCCATCTTCCTCTGCCCACCTCCACGAGAGTTCCCACCATATTCCGCACCATATTATACATAAACCTCCTGCCCACCACATCGATAATCACAAACTCCCCTTCCGCCTTTACGCTGCACTGGAAAATCGTTCTGATGCTGTCTGTCCTGTAATCTTTTGCCGAAGCGAAAGACTTATAATCCTTTGTGCCTTCCATTAGCTTTCCAGCCTCGGCCATTTTTGCTGTATCGAGGGGGCGGGGGTAATGCCAGAGGGTTCGCCAGCTGAAAACGGGTTTGCCGGTGCCGGTATAGATCGTATATCGGTAATGCTTTTTCACAGGCGAGCCGATGGGGTCGAAATCCAGAGGCACTTCTTCAATATCCGTGATGCAGATATCAGCGGGCAGGATATTGTTTACTGCCCTTTTGATATTCTCCAGCGGTATCGGCGTATCGACAACCATATTTGCTGTTTGCCCGAGTGCGTGCACGCCGGCATCGGTTCTGCTTGCACCGCAAACGTTTACCTTCTTCTCAAACAATGCTGCCAGAGCCTCTTCGAGGGTCTGCTGCACGCTCACAGTATCCCTCTGCTTTGCCCAGCCGTGATATGCGCTGCCGTCGTAGGCAACGGTCATTTTTATGTTCTTATCCAAGCAGAGCCTCTCAGCTTGCAAGATACTTTTCGATATTCTCGGCTATCGTTTTCCATGTCCACAGACGCTTTTGGTCATCGGATTCCAGAAGCGTTACCCTGAAGCCCATCATTCCGCAGCAGAATCCGGTAAGCGGTACAACGCACACACCTGCCGCACCTAGCATATAATAAACGAAGCGTTTGTCCGGCGGAACATTCTGCACCTTATTCTCAACGAACTTCCGCACTTCGGGGTCTTTAATTTCCAGCTTCTGCGAGCAGTTCAGAGCGCCGTCTTCAAACAGCACAGACATATAAAACGCCCCCTGAGGACGATTCACTTTAACGCCTTTCACCTTGCTGAAGAATTCGTATGCCTCGTTTGCCCTTTTCTCAAACATCTTCTTGCGTCTTGTTAGGTGGTCTATGTATCTCGGGTCTCCGATTACCCTCGGAATCGCATACTGAGGCAGGCTCGTTGAGCACACCTCAAGGCGTTTTGCGTTTATGAGGCTGGAGATATAACTCTTAAACTCGGGGTACTTATCCTGATTGAACACCTCAATCCAGCCGCAGCGTGAGCCAGGCCAAGGGAACTCTTTGGAGATTCCGCGCAGAGCTATACCCGGGATGTTACCGATAACCTCGCTTAGATGCACCGTTTCGGCGCCGTTGTAAACTATATGGGCGTATATCTCATCGCAGACAACAAAGATTTTGTTCTTCTTTGCGATTGCCACAATTTCCTCAAGCAGCTCTCGGGAATATACAGCCCCTGTGGGGTTGTCCGGATTTATCAGGAGGATGCCTGCGATTGAGTCGTTGTATTTCACCTTATTCTCAATGTCTTCAAGGTCGGGGATCCAGTTGTTGTCTGGATTGAGCTTGTAGGTAAGGTGTTCATAGCCCGAATGCGCAGCCTCTGCTGAGGAGTGCGTGGAGTATGCAGGCGAAGGGCCGAGAACCCGTGCTTCTCTCTTGAGGAAGCCGAAAACCTTCGCTACCGCATCGCCAAGCCCGTTGAAGAATGCTATATCATTTGCAGTAATCTGACAGCCCCCGCGGATATTAACCTGCTCTGCGAGAAAATCACGAGTTTCGATTGCCCCTTGGGTGTCTGTGTAGCCGTAGGTGTAGTCGCTGCTTACAAGATCCTTGATAATCTCTTTTATCCACCCGGGCACAGACTCGCCCTTCTCAATCGGATCGCCGATATTCTCCCATGTAATGTCCACGCCGAGAGCCTGAAGCTGATGGGCTACTGCCACTATCTCCCTGATCTCGTAAGTGAGCTGGCTTGCGCCTTCGTGAACTATATGTCTTCTCAATTGATCACCCTCAATAAAAGCTCGAGGACAATGCCCCGATGCCGATTCAGTTTATAACTCTTCAGACTGTTATGATATTTAATTGAATGTTTTAATCAACTCAAATGCCAAAATGCCGCCCCAATCCAGAAAACAGAATTTTATCCGAAAATCACCCAGATTACCGCAGAGCAAGCAGATTTGTTAATTTGTTTTACCGCTAAGGACTCGAAACACACGAAGGGGATATGGTTTTGGCTGAATTGATGGGCTTAGCAGGTAAACGATCTCGCGGATTTATGTCGCAGCGAAATTAAATTATCCACAGATTGCACTGATGGCACAGATAATTTTGTGACTGTAAGAGCTTGCTGTAAAACAATTTATAATAATCCTTCGCGTCCTTCATGGTGAAACAGGACATACAATACGAGACGGTTTCAAGAGATTTCCCGATGTGCCTGTGAGCGTGGAGGAGATCGAGAAGCTCAAAAACGATGTTAACGTAATGAAAACCGCAATTTAAAAGCCAGGGCCTACTGTTCAAAACGCAGGTCTATATTCTCGTATCTGCCTTTTAGGTTTGGATGAGATTCAAAGATTGTATATAGCACAGCGAGTTTTTTCTTCTCGGGCATCTCGAAATACGCCTCGGCATCTCCCGGCGCAGCTCCCCAGAAGATATCCAGTTCTTCCTTTGTTTTGATCACGATTTGGGGGATTGAGGAATCTGTGATCCCGTAGTTCTCAACGTCTATGCTTTCAACCTGCTTCAGGAATTTGCGTGATCTGGATTTGTCCATCGCCCTGAACAGCTGGGTTAGCTTAACAGAAGCCTTGATCTGCTCGTGAAAAAGCGGCTCGCCCGGCGAAGGCGCAGATGCAAGCACCACACCCGAAACCTCCGGCACGCTCAAGCTGTCAATAGGGATATAATCCAGCACCGTCATATCCTCAGAGATATAGTATTTAGCGGATTTGTGCCTTAAAAGCACAGCGGGCTTTCGGTAGTCCGCATCTATTGTGAGCCGGTTTATCGAGGTCTGAACCCGAACATTTTTCAGCCAGGGAAACTTAGACTTGAGGTTCTTCGCAACGAGCTTTGCGGTTCCCGGGCTCGCAGTAAGCTTTTCTTCGGCCTCTTTTATCTTCTCGGAAACCGCAACCTCCGGCTTGCTGTCGCTCAGCTCGCTTACCACATAATCCCTCGATTCGCAGATTGCATCTGCCATATTGCATTTTAGAGCCTTTTTGGCGGTGAGGGTGAGAAGCGAGCCTTTCTGCACAACAACGCTTTTCACTTCATCGCCTTCAATCTTTCTGCCCGGCTCAATAAAAAGCTTTTTCCCGTCTCTGCTCACCTCAAGAACGGTTGTATCCTGCTCGGCCATCGCTTTTGCAAGCGCAGCAGGCCTGCCGGACTGTTCAGCTATGCTCGCCATATAATTCCTCCAAGCAGAGTCGAATTTCTCGCCCACTGCCTCGCCGAAAGCATTTTTCATATCCGAAGCACCGCCCATGCGGGAACGCACTATAGCTGTGGCAGCTCCTATAACCGTGCCCGGGGCCATATATATCTTGTCGCAGGACATCGAGATTGCCGCTCCCGCTGAATATGCCCCGCCGTGCTGCCCGCCGGCGATGTATGCCGCTGTTTTGCAGTTGCTGGTTTTGATTATCGATGAGCAAAGCCTTTTTGCCAGATCAACTCTGCCTCCGGGAGTATCTATTTCCACAATAATCGCAGAAGGCCCTTTGTTCGATTCGGCAGCAATCGCCTCTTCAAATGCCTCCGTTTTCATTGCTGAAACTATCGGATAGGTGATTTCAAGAACTGCGATTTCATTTTTGCGTCCCTTCTGATTATGCTCGATTTTGTATTCCGAAAGGTCTGCCTCGAATCTCTTCCCCTCTTCGGGGACAATCCAAGTTTTGTCATCCTCATCGGGCTGAGTTGCAAAGCCGTTATAAACTTTCCCTGTTTCGCTGTGGGTGAATGTATCTGCAAACAGCAGTGAAGCTGTAAGAGCAGTAAAAAGGATGAATCTAAACATAATAAACCTCGTAAATTTTCTCTGTCGATGATATTATATGATTTGTTGCACCTTAACTCAATAAATCTTTTGAGAAAGTGCGCGAGCCAGTTTTGCTGCCTGCTAAGCTTCTGCGCCCTGTTTGAGGCGGTACACAGCTGGCACAAGCTCTTCGGCAGTTGAGATTTCGGGGTGTTTTTTCTGGGCGAGCATAATAAGCTCTGTAACCTCCGCTCTTTTCTCTCCCCAAGCTGTGAGGATTTCAAGTGCCTCAAGCTGAAACGCCTTGAAGCCGCCGGCGGATGCCCCGCCTCCATCCTTAGGCATTTGCGAAAGGGCGTAATAATCGAGCTTGCCAGAGAGCTCGGCTATGATGTGCTGGGCGAGCCTCTTGCCTATCCCGGGCAGAGAAACCACGATCTTTTCATCGCCGTTTTCAATAGCGCAGGCAATCGTTTCAACGGGCATAGAAAGTGATTTGAGCCCTTTCTTAATCCCCATGCCTTTTACGCTGGTGTATATATTGAAAAACTGCTTTTCCTTCTCGCTCATAAAGCCGATTATTCGGGGTATCATATTCCCGCCGCCGGGAGTGCCCTCGAAATACTGGCTTGTATAAAGCGTAACCCTGCTGCCTGTCTGGCCGGAGAGAGTGCTGATGCAGTATCCGGGAAGAAGCACCTGATAGGCGATATCGCCCACTTCAACAAGAGCCGAATCCTCGGATACTTCAAGAAGATTTCCGCTAATTCTCGCTATCAAGCTTCTCCCTCGCCATCTTCATCGTTTTCTTCCTCGTTGTCGAGGAAGCCCTGAAGCTTTCTTGAACGCACAGGGTGCTGGAGTTTGCGGATTGCCTTTGCCTCCACCTGCCTAACGCGCTCTCTTGTAACCTTGAATATCTTGCCCACCTCTTCCAGCGTGTAGGTGTATCCGTCGCCGATGCCGTATCTGAGCTTAACGATTTCCTTCTCTCTGTAGGTGAGGGTGTTGAGGATTTCATCGATTCGGTCTTTGAGCATCTCCTGCGTTGCAGACTGCACAGGCGAATCTGCGCGTTCGTCTTCAATGAAATCGCCGAAATAGCTGTCTTCGCTGTCTCCAATCGGCCTGTCCAGGCTTATTGGGTGTTTGGATATCTTGAGCACCCTTCTGGCTTCGTTTATTCCGATTTTCAGCTCTTTGGCAATCTCTTCGATGGTGGGCTCGCGGCCCAGCCTCTGAAGCAGGTTCTTGCTTGCGGTTCTCAGCTTGCTCATTGTTTCGATCATATGCACGGGGATTCTGATTGTGCGCGAGTGGTCTGCGATGGCTCTGGTTATCGCCTGCCTTATCCACCAAGTGGCATAGGTGCTGAATTTGTATCCCCTGCGGTATTCGTATTTATCCACAGCGCGCATCAGGCCGGTGTTCCCTTCCTGTATTATATCCAGGAAGCTCAGGCCTCTGTTGCGGTATTTCTTTGCGATAGACACAACAAGCCTTAGGTTTCCGCCTGAGAGGTCTCGCTTGGCGTTTTCGTATTCCCTGTAAACCATATCCACAGAGCGGAGCCGCTTTTCGAGCTGCTTGGGAGTTTCCTTCACAAGCTCTATCATTCCGCGAAGCTCTTCAGTCATTGCCATAATGTCTTCTTCAAAGTAGTCTTTGCCCGGGCCTTCGGAGATGATTCTTTCAAGATTTTTCATCTTCTTGAGAAGGCTGCCCAGCTTCCTCCTCATCGGGAGTATTTTGCTGGTTCTGAGGCTGAGTTCTTCAAGCAGGGTAGCGATCTTTCTGCGGTTTCTCTGTATCTGCTTGTGCATAGCGAGTTTTTTGGATTTATCGCCGCTGTCGAGGGCCTCAAGGAACAGCTCGCTGTTTTTCTCGAGCAGCTTTTCCACTGTTTCAAGATTTTGGGGGAGTCTCTTTTTCACAACCGATCGAATCAGGTTCTCAGCGGTACTCATCTTCATTGTTCTGTCGAAAGGAAGGTCTCCGCTTTCCACCTTTCTGAGTATGGAAACAGCCCTCCTTGCGGCATAGTCGCTTTCGAGCACCCTTCTCCTGAATGCCATTCTGGTAAGCTCAATCTTGCGAGCGAGGCTGATTTCCTGATCTCGTTTGAGAAGGGGTATCTCACCCATCTGGGAGAGATACATACGTACGGGGTCCTCGATTCTCTTGGCGTCCTGTTCAAGAAGAGCAGCACTGAACGGATCTACCTCTTCCTGCGCTTCAGGCTCCACTTCTTCAACCTCATCCTCTTCGAATCCCTCTGCGCCTATATCTACACCTTCTCCCT is a window encoding:
- a CDS encoding DNA-methyltransferase — translated: MSNTRLITGDAVKQMQEIDSSSIDLIIADPPYNLGKNYGNNYDAKKFDEYLSFTNSWLQQAHRLLKYNGTVYVFMGFRFISYLFNILERDLKMYFRNWIVWHYTQGIGKTKGFSPRHDDILMFTKSDEFKFNLDAVRVPQKYYRERNNMRGANPGDVWEFSHVHYCNGNRQNHPTQKPEGLIERMVLASSCKGDRVLDPFSGSGTTLRVCQQLKRDCIGIEINSDYVKMTQKRLSEPFKGFDSVDPRMERVPLDLRRPDIRDEYLENHKKWFLSNHENAMKKFVQSVESVYGDQSSKQLSLFE
- a CDS encoding restriction endonuclease; this encodes MNYDELEIKQPKQSEDYEQCSDFVTRTIEKIIQEAVDKRKNQIIINTNLKLGLPMENINKIGGPIVEAWAFETFYNISEDNGNKYNLINVEAQQRLHMADVVLQFKKERASETGVTSEVDVKATSEDFQSSGRAPNITSFARIRSAFVQDPDYMFIILSLKYKVYSKRNPKTGLIDGIMEIVSHNAYDLKYLSDSDICFNPSLGTGQIQVRDIHYVKIKKRTTWELCKLLDRKYIDSQKGFDQWLKLAKKNGWVKIDE
- the truA gene encoding tRNA pseudouridine(38-40) synthase TruA, with product MDKNIKMTVAYDGSAYHGWAKQRDTVSVQQTLEEALAALFEKKVNVCGASRTDAGVHALGQTANMVVDTPIPLENIKRAVNNILPADICITDIEEVPLDFDPIGSPVKKHYRYTIYTGTGKPVFSWRTLWHYPRPLDTAKMAEAGKLMEGTKDYKSFASAKDYRTDSIRTIFQCSVKAEGEFVIIDVVGRRFMYNMVRNMVGTLVEVGRGRWKPEKIQEIFAARDRRAAGQLAPPNGLCLMKIYY
- a CDS encoding pyridoxal phosphate-dependent aminotransferase, producing the protein MRRHIVHEGASQLTYEIREIVAVAHQLQALGVDITWENIGDPIEKGESVPGWIKEIIKDLVSSDYTYGYTDTQGAIETRDFLAEQVNIRGGCQITANDIAFFNGLGDAVAKVFGFLKREARVLGPSPAYSTHSSAEAAHSGYEHLTYKLNPDNNWIPDLEDIENKVKYNDSIAGILLINPDNPTGAVYSRELLEEIVAIAKKNKIFVVCDEIYAHIVYNGAETVHLSEVIGNIPGIALRGISKEFPWPGSRCGWIEVFNQDKYPEFKSYISSLINAKRLEVCSTSLPQYAIPRVIGDPRYIDHLTRRKKMFEKRANEAYEFFSKVKGVKVNRPQGAFYMSVLFEDGALNCSQKLEIKDPEVRKFVENKVQNVPPDKRFVYYMLGAAGVCVVPLTGFCCGMMGFRVTLLESDDQKRLWTWKTIAENIEKYLAS
- a CDS encoding Clp protease/crotonase-like domain-containing protein; this translates as MFRFILFTALTASLLFADTFTHSETGKVYNGFATQPDEDDKTWIVPEEGKRFEADLSEYKIEHNQKGRKNEIAVLEITYPIVSAMKTEAFEEAIAAESNKGPSAIIVEIDTPGGRVDLAKRLCSSIIKTSNCKTAAYIAGGQHGGAYSAGAAISMSCDKIYMAPGTVIGAATAIVRSRMGGASDMKNAFGEAVGEKFDSAWRNYMASIAEQSGRPAALAKAMAEQDTTVLEVSRDGKKLFIEPGRKIEGDEVKSVVVQKGSLLTLTAKKALKCNMADAICESRDYVVSELSDSKPEVAVSEKIKEAEEKLTASPGTAKLVAKNLKSKFPWLKNVRVQTSINRLTIDADYRKPAVLLRHKSAKYYISEDMTVLDYIPIDSLSVPEVSGVVLASAPSPGEPLFHEQIKASVKLTQLFRAMDKSRSRKFLKQVESIDVENYGITDSSIPQIVIKTKEELDIFWGAAPGDAEAYFEMPEKKKLAVLYTIFESHPNLKGRYENIDLRFEQ
- the ruvA gene encoding Holliday junction branch migration protein RuvA, coding for MIARISGNLLEVSEDSALVEVGDIAYQVLLPGYCISTLSGQTGSRVTLYTSQYFEGTPGGGNMIPRIIGFMSEKEKQFFNIYTSVKGMGIKKGLKSLSMPVETIACAIENGDEKIVVSLPGIGKRLAQHIIAELSGKLDYYALSQMPKDGGGASAGGFKAFQLEALEILTAWGEKRAEVTELIMLAQKKHPEISTAEELVPAVYRLKQGAEA
- the rpoD gene encoding RNA polymerase sigma factor RpoD, with the translated sequence MAKKSKQKKKNINEPIEQDASPEQLSAAADEILKQAEQKQKSEDSAHETVPVKLVPDETLIEEKIREIIKKGRKKGYLTYEEMNEELPDESISPNSLDGLLVTLDEMGVQILDEEDVQRTQGEGVDIGAEGFEEDEVEEVEPEAQEEVDPFSAALLEQDAKRIEDPVRMYLSQMGEIPLLKRDQEISLARKIELTRMAFRRRVLESDYAARRAVSILRKVESGDLPFDRTMKMSTAENLIRSVVKKRLPQNLETVEKLLEKNSELFLEALDSGDKSKKLAMHKQIQRNRRKIATLLEELSLRTSKILPMRRKLGSLLKKMKNLERIISEGPGKDYFEEDIMAMTEELRGMIELVKETPKQLEKRLRSVDMVYREYENAKRDLSGGNLRLVVSIAKKYRNRGLSFLDIIQEGNTGLMRAVDKYEYRRGYKFSTYATWWIRQAITRAIADHSRTIRIPVHMIETMSKLRTASKNLLQRLGREPTIEEIAKELKIGINEARRVLKISKHPISLDRPIGDSEDSYFGDFIEDERADSPVQSATQEMLKDRIDEILNTLTYREKEIVKLRYGIGDGYTYTLEEVGKIFKVTRERVRQVEAKAIRKLQHPVRSRKLQGFLDNEEENDEDGEGEA